One genomic region from Populus nigra chromosome 8, ddPopNigr1.1, whole genome shotgun sequence encodes:
- the LOC133701916 gene encoding pleiotropic drug resistance protein 1-like isoform X4: protein MESADISRGSDSFRGSSRGVSSVWRNSTVEVFSRSSREEDDEEALKWAALEKLPTYDRLRKGILTSASRGIISEVDIENLGVQERKQLLERLVKVADEDNEKFLWKLKNRVERVGIEFPTIEVRYENLNIEAEAYVGSSALPSFAKFIFNIIEGFFIALHVLPSRKKPLTILKDVSGIIKPSRLTLLLGPPNSGKTTLLLAMAGKLDPSLKFSGRVTYNGHEMNEFVPQRTAAYVSQHDLHIGEMTVRETLEFSARCQGVGHLHEMLAELSRREKEANIKPDQDVDVFMKAVAIQGQEASVITDYVLKILGLEVCADTLVGDEMIRGISGGQRKRVTTGEMLVGPSRALLMDEISTGLDSSTTYQIVNSLKQTIHVLNCTAVISLLQPAPETYDLFDDIILLSDGQIVYQGPRENVLGFFEHKGFKCPDRKGVADFLQEVTSKKDQEQYWAIKDQPYRFVTVNEFSEAFQSFNVGRKIADELSIPFDKTKNHPAALVNKKYGAGKMDLLKANFSREYLLMKRNSFVYIFKICQLTVVALISMSLFFRTKMHHDTVADGGIYTGALFFTVIIIMFNGMSELSMTIVKLPVFYKQRELIFFPPWAYSIPPWILKIPVTFVEVAAWVLLTYYVIGFDPNVERLLRQYFLLLLINQMASALFRFIAAAGRNMIVANTFGSFALLTLFALGGFILSREQIKKWWIWGYWLSPLMYGQNAIVVNEFLGHSWSHIPGNSTEPLGIQVLKSREFFTEANWYWIGVGATVGFMLLFNICFALALTFLNAFEKPQAFIFEESEREGSVGKTGGAVQLSNHGNEINRNSFASIGEASDNRKRGMVLPFEPHSITFDDVIYSVDMPQEMKIQGVVEDRLVLLKGVNGAFRPGVLTTLMGVSGAGKTTLMDVLAGRKTGGCIEGDIKISGYPKKQETFARIAGYCEQNDIHSPHVTVYESLLYSAWLRLPPEVDSETRKMFIEEVMELVELDSLRNALVGLPGVNGLSTEQRKRLTIAVELVANPSIIFMDEPTSGLDARAAAIVMRTVRNTVDTGRTVVCTIHQPSIDIFEAFDELFLMKRGGEEIYVGPLGHHSTHLIKYFEAIEGVSKIKDGYNPATWMLEVTDSSQEMALEVDFANIYKNSDLFRRNKALIAELSTPAPGSKDVHFPTRYSTSFFTQCMACLWKQHWSYWRNPPYTAVRFLFTTFIALMFGTMFWDLGSKVKTTQDLSNAMGSMYAAVLFLGFQNGTAVQPVVAVERTVFYRERAAGMYSALPYAFAQALIELPYVFVQAAVYGVIVYAMIGFEWTAAKFFWYLFFMYFTLLYFTFYGMMAVAVTPNHHIAAIVSTAFYAIWNLFSGFIIPRTRIPIWWRWYYWGCPVSWSLYGLVVSQYGDIQEPITATQTVEGYVKDYFGFDHDFLGVVAAVVLGWTVLFAFIFAFSIKAFNFQRR from the exons ATGGAGAGTGCTGATATTTCTAGAGGTAGTGATAGTTTTAGAGGTAGTTCTAGAGGAGTTTCGTCAGTATGGAGAAACAGCACTGTGGAAGTGTTTTCAAGATCTTCaagggaagaagatgatgaagaggcTCTAAAATGGGCTGCGCTTGAGAAACTACCTACCTATGATCGTTTAAGGAAAGGTATATTAACGAGTGCGTCAAGAGGTATAATTAGTGAGGTAGATATTGAAAACCTTGGAGTCCAAGAGAGAAAACAGTTGCTTGAGAGGTTGGTCAAAGTTGCAGACGAGGATAATGAGAAGTTCTTGTGGAAACTCAAGAACCGTGTTGAAAG GGTTGGAATTGAGTTTCCAACAATTGAAGTTCGGTACGAGAATCTAAATATTGAAGCAGAAGCTTACGTAGGAAGTAGTGCTTTGCCTTCATTCGCTAagttcatttttaatataatagag ggtttttttattgctCTTCATGTCCTTCCAAGTAGAAAGAAGCCACTCACCATCCTTAAGGATGTTAGTGGAATCATCAAGCCATCAAG ATTGACTTTGCTTTTGGGTCCTCCGAATTCTGGGAAGACCACACTGTTGTTGGCAATGGCTGGAAAGCTTGATCCTAGTCTGAAG TTTTCTGGTCGTGTGACTTACAATGGTCATGAGATGAACGAGTTTGTACCACAAAGAACAGCTGCCTATGTCAGTCAACATGATCTCCATATAGGAGAAATGACTGTGAGGGAGACTTTGGAATTCTCTGCCAGATGCCAAGGGGTTGGCCACCTACATG AGATGCTAGCAGAGTTGtcgagaagagagaaagaagccAACATCAAGCCTGATCAAGATGTTGATGTCTTCATGAAG GCAGTAGCAATACAAGGTCAAGAGGCCAGTGTCATCACCGATTACGTCTTGAAG ATTTTAGGATTGGAAGTCTGCGCAGATACTTTGGTAGGGGATGAAATGATAAGGGGTATATCTGGAGGACAAAGGAAGCGTGTTACAACCG GGGAAATGCTGGTCGGACCATCAAGGGCATTGCTTATGGATGAGATTTCCACAGGCCTGGATAGCTCAACAACTTACCAAATTGTGAACTCATTAAAGCAAACTATTCACGTTCTCAATTGCACTGCTGTCATCTCACTTCTCCAGCCAGCACCAGAGACTTATGACCTCTTTGATGACATCATTCTCCTGTCAGATGGCCAAATTGTGTACCAGGGTCCTCGTGAAAATGTGCTTGGATTTTTTGAACATAAGGGCTTCAAGTGTCCCGACAGAAAAGGCGTGGCAGACTTTCTACAAGAA GTGACATCAAAAAAAGATCAAGAGCAGTATTGGGCAATTAAAGATCAGCCTTACAGGTTTGTCACGGTCAACGAATTTTCTGAGGCATTTCAGTCATTCAACGTGGGACGAAAGATCGCAGATGAGCTTTCAATCCCATTTGACAAGACTAAGAACCATCCAGCTGCATtggtaaacaaaaaatatggagCTGGAAAGATGGATCTGCTTAAAGCTAACTTCTCAAGAGAATACTTGCTCATGAAGAGGAACTCATTTGTCTACATCTTCAAGATATGCCAA CTGACAGTAGTGGCATTGATTTCCATGTCACTCTTTTTTCGGACCAAGATGCATCATGATACGGTTGCCGATGGAGGAATTTATACCGGTGCTTTGTTCTTCACTGTGATCATTATAATGTTTAATGGAATGTCAGAGCTATCTATGACCATCGTAAAGCTTCCTGTGTTTTACAAGCAAAGGGAACTCATATTCTTTCCTCCATGGGCATATTCAATTCCTCCATGGATTCTGAAAATTCCCGTCACGTTTGTTGAAGTTGCTGCATGGGTGCTCCTAACCTATTATGTAATTGGATTTGATCCAAATGTTGAAAG gCTTTTAAGGCAGTACTTTCTGCTTTTGCTAATTAACCAGATGGCATCTGCACTATTTCGATTTATTGCTGCAGCTGGAAGGAACATGATTGTTGCTAACACTTTTGGGTCTTTTGCGCTACTTACACTTTTTGCTTTGGGTGGCTTCATCTTGTCTCGAG AGCAAATAAAAAAGTGGTGGATATGGGGTTACTGGCTTTCACCATTGATGTATGGGCAGAACGCAATAGTAGTGAATGAGTTCCTTGGACATAGCTGGAGTCAT ATTCCTGGAAACTCCACAGAACCACTAGGAATCCAAGTTTTGAAGAGTCGCGAATTTTTCACTGAAGCAAATTGGTATTGGATAGGAGTAGGGGCAACAGTAGGATTCATGCTACTGTTCAATATCTGCTTCGCTTTGGCCCTCACTTTCCTCAATG CATTTGAGAAGCCTCAAGCTTTTATATTTGAAGAATCCGAAAGGGAAGGTTCTGTTGGCAAAACAGGAGGAGCTGTTCAGTTATCAAACCATGGAA ATGAAATTAATAGAAATAGTTTTGCGTCCATTGGTGAAGCCAGCGATAACAGGAAGAGAGGAATGGTTCTTCCATTTGAACCACATTCCATCACATTTGATGATGTTATTTACTCCGTTGACATGCCACAG GAAATGAAAATTCAAGGAGTAGTTGAGGATAGATTGGTGCTTTTGAAGGGTGTGAATGGTGCTTTCAGGCCTGGTGTCCTTACAACTTTGATGGGTGTTAGTGGTGCAGGAAAAACGACTTTGATGGATGTGCTGGCAGGAAGGAAAACTGGTGGATGTATTGAGGGAGACATCAAAATTTCTGGGTACCCAAAGAAGCAAGAAACTTTTGCTAGAATTGCAGGATACTGTGAACAAAATGACATTCACTCTCCACATGTTACTGTCTACGAATCCTTACTCTACTCAGCCTGGCTTCGTCTACCCCCTGAAGTTGATTCTGAAACCAGAAAG ATGTTCATTGAGGAAGTCATGGAGCTTGTGGAGTTGGATTCGTTGCGCAATGCATTAGTTGGGTTGCCTGGTGTGAATGGTTTGTCCACTGAGCAGCGCAAGCGGCTAACCATTGCAGTAGAGCTAGTTGCAAACCCCTCTATCATATTCATGGATGAGCCAACTTCAGGGTTAGATGCCAGAGCTGCTGCAATTGTGATGAGAACAGTAAGAAACACTGTGGACACAGGAAGAACAGTTGTATGCACCATCCACCAGCCCAGTATAGATATATTTGAAGCTTTTGATGAG CTATTCCTGATGAAGCGAGGAGGAGAAGAGATATATGTGGGGCCATTGGGCCACCATTCTACCCATCTAATTAAATACTTTGAG GCAATTGAAGGAGTGAGTAAAATTAAAGATGGTTATAATCCAGCAACATGGATGTTGGAAGTTACTGATTCATCACAAGAGATGGCTTTGGAGGTTGATTTTGCTAATATTTACAAGAATTCAGATCTGTTCAG GAGAAACAAAGCTCTCATTGCGGAATTAAGCACACCTGCTCCCGGCTCAAAGGACGTTCATTTCCCTACACGGTATTCAACATCATTTTTCACACAATGTATGGCTTGCTTGTGGAAGCAACATTGGTCATACTGGAGGAACCCACCGTACACTGCCGTGAGATTTCTTTTCACAACCTTTATAGCCTTGATGTTTGGAACAATGTTCTGGGACCTTGGCTCCAAAGT GAAAACTACCCAAGATCTTTCCAACGCAATGGGTTCGATGTATGCAGCAGTTCTCTTCCTTGGTTTTCAAAATGGAACAGCTGTGCAGCCAGTGGTGGCTGTTGAAAGAACTGTCTTCTACAGAGAAAGGGCTGCTGGAATGTATTCAGCTTTGCCCTATGCCTTTGCACAG GCCCTGATTGAGCTTCCATATGTCTTTGTTCAAGCTGCAGTCTACGGCGTTATAGTTTATGCAATGATTGGATTTGAATGGACTGCTGCTAAGTTCTTTTGGTATCTATTCTTTATGTACTTCACACTATTATACTTCACCTTTTATGGAATGATGGCTGTAGCTGTGACTCCAAACCACCACATAGCTGCCATAGTTTCCACAGCATTTTATGCAATCTGGAACCTCTTCTCAGGGTTTATAATTCCCCGAACT CGGATACCTATATGGTGGAGATGGTACTACTGGGGATGCCCCGTATCATGGTCCTTGTATGGATTGGTTGTTTCACAGTATGGAGATATACAGGAACCCATTACCGCAACTCAAACAGTGGAAGGATATGTCAAGGATTACTTCGGTTTTGACCACGATTTTCTTGGAGTAGTTGCAGCCGTGGTTCTTGGGTGGACTGTCCTCTTTGCCTTCATTTTCGCCTTCTCTATAAAGGCCTTCAACTTCCAGAGGCGATAG
- the LOC133701916 gene encoding pleiotropic drug resistance protein 1-like isoform X5 produces the protein MESADISRGSDSFRGSSRGVSSVWRNSTVEVFSRSSREEDDEEALKWAALEKLPTYDRLRKGILTSASRGIISEVDIENLGVQERKQLLERLVKVADEDNEKFLWKLKNRVERVGIEFPTIEVRYENLNIEAEAYVGSSALPSFAKFIFNIIEGFFIALHVLPSRKKPLTILKDVSGIIKPSRLTLLLGPPNSGKTTLLLAMAGKLDPSLKFSGRVTYNGHEMNEFVPQRTAAYVSQHDLHIGEMTVRETLEFSARCQGVGHLHEMLAELSRREKEANIKPDQDVDVFMKAVAIQGQEASVITDYVLKILGLEVCADTLVGDEMIRGISGGQRKRVTTGEMLVGPSRALLMDEISTGLDSSTTYQIVNSLKQTIHVLNCTAVISLLQPAPETYDLFDDIILLSDGQIVYQGPRENVLGFFEHKGFKCPDRKGVADFLQEVTSKKDQEQYWAIKDQPYRFVTVNEFSEAFQSFNVGRKIADELSIPFDKTKNHPAALVNKKYGAGKMDLLKANFSREYLLMKRNSFVYIFKICQLTVVALISMSLFFRTKMHHDTVADGGIYTGALFFTVIIIMFNGMSELSMTIVKLPVFYKQRELIFFPPWAYSIPPWILKIPVTFVEVAAWVLLTYYVIGFDPNVERLLRQYFLLLLINQMASALFRFIAAAGRNMIVANTFGSFALLTLFALGGFILSREQIKKWWIWGYWLSPLMYGQNAIVVNEFLGHSWSHIPGNSTEPLGIQVLKSREFFTEANWYWIGVGATVGFMLLFNICFALALTFLNAFEKPQAFIFEESEREGSVGKTGGANGDEINRNSFASIGEASDNRKRGMVLPFEPHSITFDDVIYSVDMPQEMKIQGVVEDRLVLLKGVNGAFRPGVLTTLMGVSGAGKTTLMDVLAGRKTGGCIEGDIKISGYPKKQETFARIAGYCEQNDIHSPHVTVYESLLYSAWLRLPPEVDSETRKMFIEEVMELVELDSLRNALVGLPGVNGLSTEQRKRLTIAVELVANPSIIFMDEPTSGLDARAAAIVMRTVRNTVDTGRTVVCTIHQPSIDIFEAFDELFLMKRGGEEIYVGPLGHHSTHLIKYFEAIEGVSKIKDGYNPATWMLEVTDSSQEMALEVDFANIYKNSDLFRRNKALIAELSTPAPGSKDVHFPTRYSTSFFTQCMACLWKQHWSYWRNPPYTAVRFLFTTFIALMFGTMFWDLGSKVKTTQDLSNAMGSMYAAVLFLGFQNGTAVQPVVAVERTVFYRERAAGMYSALPYAFAQALIELPYVFVQAAVYGVIVYAMIGFEWTAAKFFWYLFFMYFTLLYFTFYGMMAVAVTPNHHIAAIVSTAFYAIWNLFSGFIIPRTRIPIWWRWYYWGCPVSWSLYGLVVSQYGDIQEPITATQTVEGYVKDYFGFDHDFLGVVAAVVLGWTVLFAFIFAFSIKAFNFQRR, from the exons ATGGAGAGTGCTGATATTTCTAGAGGTAGTGATAGTTTTAGAGGTAGTTCTAGAGGAGTTTCGTCAGTATGGAGAAACAGCACTGTGGAAGTGTTTTCAAGATCTTCaagggaagaagatgatgaagaggcTCTAAAATGGGCTGCGCTTGAGAAACTACCTACCTATGATCGTTTAAGGAAAGGTATATTAACGAGTGCGTCAAGAGGTATAATTAGTGAGGTAGATATTGAAAACCTTGGAGTCCAAGAGAGAAAACAGTTGCTTGAGAGGTTGGTCAAAGTTGCAGACGAGGATAATGAGAAGTTCTTGTGGAAACTCAAGAACCGTGTTGAAAG GGTTGGAATTGAGTTTCCAACAATTGAAGTTCGGTACGAGAATCTAAATATTGAAGCAGAAGCTTACGTAGGAAGTAGTGCTTTGCCTTCATTCGCTAagttcatttttaatataatagag ggtttttttattgctCTTCATGTCCTTCCAAGTAGAAAGAAGCCACTCACCATCCTTAAGGATGTTAGTGGAATCATCAAGCCATCAAG ATTGACTTTGCTTTTGGGTCCTCCGAATTCTGGGAAGACCACACTGTTGTTGGCAATGGCTGGAAAGCTTGATCCTAGTCTGAAG TTTTCTGGTCGTGTGACTTACAATGGTCATGAGATGAACGAGTTTGTACCACAAAGAACAGCTGCCTATGTCAGTCAACATGATCTCCATATAGGAGAAATGACTGTGAGGGAGACTTTGGAATTCTCTGCCAGATGCCAAGGGGTTGGCCACCTACATG AGATGCTAGCAGAGTTGtcgagaagagagaaagaagccAACATCAAGCCTGATCAAGATGTTGATGTCTTCATGAAG GCAGTAGCAATACAAGGTCAAGAGGCCAGTGTCATCACCGATTACGTCTTGAAG ATTTTAGGATTGGAAGTCTGCGCAGATACTTTGGTAGGGGATGAAATGATAAGGGGTATATCTGGAGGACAAAGGAAGCGTGTTACAACCG GGGAAATGCTGGTCGGACCATCAAGGGCATTGCTTATGGATGAGATTTCCACAGGCCTGGATAGCTCAACAACTTACCAAATTGTGAACTCATTAAAGCAAACTATTCACGTTCTCAATTGCACTGCTGTCATCTCACTTCTCCAGCCAGCACCAGAGACTTATGACCTCTTTGATGACATCATTCTCCTGTCAGATGGCCAAATTGTGTACCAGGGTCCTCGTGAAAATGTGCTTGGATTTTTTGAACATAAGGGCTTCAAGTGTCCCGACAGAAAAGGCGTGGCAGACTTTCTACAAGAA GTGACATCAAAAAAAGATCAAGAGCAGTATTGGGCAATTAAAGATCAGCCTTACAGGTTTGTCACGGTCAACGAATTTTCTGAGGCATTTCAGTCATTCAACGTGGGACGAAAGATCGCAGATGAGCTTTCAATCCCATTTGACAAGACTAAGAACCATCCAGCTGCATtggtaaacaaaaaatatggagCTGGAAAGATGGATCTGCTTAAAGCTAACTTCTCAAGAGAATACTTGCTCATGAAGAGGAACTCATTTGTCTACATCTTCAAGATATGCCAA CTGACAGTAGTGGCATTGATTTCCATGTCACTCTTTTTTCGGACCAAGATGCATCATGATACGGTTGCCGATGGAGGAATTTATACCGGTGCTTTGTTCTTCACTGTGATCATTATAATGTTTAATGGAATGTCAGAGCTATCTATGACCATCGTAAAGCTTCCTGTGTTTTACAAGCAAAGGGAACTCATATTCTTTCCTCCATGGGCATATTCAATTCCTCCATGGATTCTGAAAATTCCCGTCACGTTTGTTGAAGTTGCTGCATGGGTGCTCCTAACCTATTATGTAATTGGATTTGATCCAAATGTTGAAAG gCTTTTAAGGCAGTACTTTCTGCTTTTGCTAATTAACCAGATGGCATCTGCACTATTTCGATTTATTGCTGCAGCTGGAAGGAACATGATTGTTGCTAACACTTTTGGGTCTTTTGCGCTACTTACACTTTTTGCTTTGGGTGGCTTCATCTTGTCTCGAG AGCAAATAAAAAAGTGGTGGATATGGGGTTACTGGCTTTCACCATTGATGTATGGGCAGAACGCAATAGTAGTGAATGAGTTCCTTGGACATAGCTGGAGTCAT ATTCCTGGAAACTCCACAGAACCACTAGGAATCCAAGTTTTGAAGAGTCGCGAATTTTTCACTGAAGCAAATTGGTATTGGATAGGAGTAGGGGCAACAGTAGGATTCATGCTACTGTTCAATATCTGCTTCGCTTTGGCCCTCACTTTCCTCAATG CATTTGAGAAGCCTCAAGCTTTTATATTTGAAGAATCCGAAAGGGAAGGTTCTGTTGGCAAAACAGGAGGAGCT AATGGAGATGAAATTAATAGAAATAGTTTTGCGTCCATTGGTGAAGCCAGCGATAACAGGAAGAGAGGAATGGTTCTTCCATTTGAACCACATTCCATCACATTTGATGATGTTATTTACTCCGTTGACATGCCACAG GAAATGAAAATTCAAGGAGTAGTTGAGGATAGATTGGTGCTTTTGAAGGGTGTGAATGGTGCTTTCAGGCCTGGTGTCCTTACAACTTTGATGGGTGTTAGTGGTGCAGGAAAAACGACTTTGATGGATGTGCTGGCAGGAAGGAAAACTGGTGGATGTATTGAGGGAGACATCAAAATTTCTGGGTACCCAAAGAAGCAAGAAACTTTTGCTAGAATTGCAGGATACTGTGAACAAAATGACATTCACTCTCCACATGTTACTGTCTACGAATCCTTACTCTACTCAGCCTGGCTTCGTCTACCCCCTGAAGTTGATTCTGAAACCAGAAAG ATGTTCATTGAGGAAGTCATGGAGCTTGTGGAGTTGGATTCGTTGCGCAATGCATTAGTTGGGTTGCCTGGTGTGAATGGTTTGTCCACTGAGCAGCGCAAGCGGCTAACCATTGCAGTAGAGCTAGTTGCAAACCCCTCTATCATATTCATGGATGAGCCAACTTCAGGGTTAGATGCCAGAGCTGCTGCAATTGTGATGAGAACAGTAAGAAACACTGTGGACACAGGAAGAACAGTTGTATGCACCATCCACCAGCCCAGTATAGATATATTTGAAGCTTTTGATGAG CTATTCCTGATGAAGCGAGGAGGAGAAGAGATATATGTGGGGCCATTGGGCCACCATTCTACCCATCTAATTAAATACTTTGAG GCAATTGAAGGAGTGAGTAAAATTAAAGATGGTTATAATCCAGCAACATGGATGTTGGAAGTTACTGATTCATCACAAGAGATGGCTTTGGAGGTTGATTTTGCTAATATTTACAAGAATTCAGATCTGTTCAG GAGAAACAAAGCTCTCATTGCGGAATTAAGCACACCTGCTCCCGGCTCAAAGGACGTTCATTTCCCTACACGGTATTCAACATCATTTTTCACACAATGTATGGCTTGCTTGTGGAAGCAACATTGGTCATACTGGAGGAACCCACCGTACACTGCCGTGAGATTTCTTTTCACAACCTTTATAGCCTTGATGTTTGGAACAATGTTCTGGGACCTTGGCTCCAAAGT GAAAACTACCCAAGATCTTTCCAACGCAATGGGTTCGATGTATGCAGCAGTTCTCTTCCTTGGTTTTCAAAATGGAACAGCTGTGCAGCCAGTGGTGGCTGTTGAAAGAACTGTCTTCTACAGAGAAAGGGCTGCTGGAATGTATTCAGCTTTGCCCTATGCCTTTGCACAG GCCCTGATTGAGCTTCCATATGTCTTTGTTCAAGCTGCAGTCTACGGCGTTATAGTTTATGCAATGATTGGATTTGAATGGACTGCTGCTAAGTTCTTTTGGTATCTATTCTTTATGTACTTCACACTATTATACTTCACCTTTTATGGAATGATGGCTGTAGCTGTGACTCCAAACCACCACATAGCTGCCATAGTTTCCACAGCATTTTATGCAATCTGGAACCTCTTCTCAGGGTTTATAATTCCCCGAACT CGGATACCTATATGGTGGAGATGGTACTACTGGGGATGCCCCGTATCATGGTCCTTGTATGGATTGGTTGTTTCACAGTATGGAGATATACAGGAACCCATTACCGCAACTCAAACAGTGGAAGGATATGTCAAGGATTACTTCGGTTTTGACCACGATTTTCTTGGAGTAGTTGCAGCCGTGGTTCTTGGGTGGACTGTCCTCTTTGCCTTCATTTTCGCCTTCTCTATAAAGGCCTTCAACTTCCAGAGGCGATAG